The following proteins are co-located in the Paludibaculum fermentans genome:
- a CDS encoding TetR/AcrR family transcriptional regulator translates to MATKRVQPASRKPRADAERNRDRILQVAKEAFTRFGAEASLDEIAKQSEVGAGTLYRHFPTREALIEAVYRTEVAKLAAAERKFAESMPPIEALRAWMKLFVEYIAAKKLIAPVLNTLLGGASKVFESSHVQIWDAIRALVQRAIASGDIREDLDPLDLLRALIGVANVAASPDWQQSAQRLVDILITGSRPTK, encoded by the coding sequence GTGGCCACCAAGCGTGTTCAACCCGCCTCCAGAAAACCGCGCGCCGATGCGGAGCGGAATCGCGACCGCATTCTGCAGGTAGCCAAGGAGGCGTTCACGCGGTTTGGCGCGGAAGCGAGCCTGGACGAGATCGCCAAGCAGTCCGAAGTGGGTGCCGGCACGTTGTACCGCCACTTCCCGACGCGCGAGGCGTTGATCGAAGCGGTCTATCGGACGGAAGTGGCGAAGCTCGCCGCGGCCGAGCGCAAATTCGCCGAGTCGATGCCGCCGATTGAGGCCTTGCGGGCCTGGATGAAGTTGTTTGTGGAGTACATCGCGGCGAAGAAGCTCATCGCGCCGGTCTTGAACACGCTGCTAGGCGGCGCTTCCAAGGTCTTCGAGTCTTCGCACGTTCAGATCTGGGACGCGATCCGGGCCCTGGTCCAGCGCGCGATCGCCAGTGGCGACATCCGGGAAGACCTCGACCCCCTCGACCTGCTGCGGGCCCTGATCGGAGTGGCCAACGTCGCCGCCAGTCCCGACTGGCAG
- a CDS encoding SDR family oxidoreductase: MRVFVTGATGFVGFAVTQELLGAGQEVLGLARSEEGANALTAIGAQVHRGDLEDLESLRSGAALADGVIHCAFNHDFSKFAANCELDRQAIEALGSALASSERPLVVTGGIGLIAPGRSATEEDRPPAEGSRGYPRMSEQTADLLAGGGVRTAVMRLPQVHDPVKQGFVTYLVAVAREKGVSAYVGEGHNRWAAVHRLDAARLYRLALEKAAAGHDSAVARYHAVGEEGVPAKEIAEAIGRGLQIPVVSVAPEQAVEHFGFLGNFAGLDMPATSDLTQQRLGWQPEGPGLIADLDEMFRTA; this comes from the coding sequence ATGCGTGTTTTTGTTACGGGCGCCACGGGCTTCGTGGGCTTCGCTGTTACACAGGAATTGCTGGGCGCGGGCCAGGAGGTGCTGGGCCTTGCCCGTTCGGAAGAGGGCGCGAATGCCCTGACCGCCATCGGCGCGCAGGTTCATCGCGGCGACCTCGAAGACCTCGAAAGCCTGCGGAGTGGGGCCGCGCTGGCGGACGGCGTGATCCACTGCGCCTTCAATCACGACTTCTCGAAGTTCGCGGCCAATTGCGAGCTGGACCGGCAGGCCATTGAGGCCCTGGGTTCCGCGCTCGCCAGTTCGGAGCGGCCGTTGGTCGTGACGGGCGGGATCGGGTTGATTGCGCCCGGACGTTCGGCCACGGAAGAAGACCGGCCGCCCGCCGAGGGCAGCCGAGGGTATCCGCGGATGTCGGAACAGACGGCGGACCTGCTGGCTGGCGGCGGCGTGCGCACGGCGGTGATGAGATTGCCGCAGGTCCACGATCCCGTCAAGCAGGGCTTTGTCACGTATCTCGTCGCCGTGGCGCGCGAAAAGGGCGTCTCCGCGTATGTCGGCGAGGGACACAACCGCTGGGCGGCCGTGCACCGGTTGGACGCGGCGCGGCTGTACCGCTTGGCCTTGGAGAAGGCGGCGGCCGGCCACGACAGCGCGGTCGCGCGGTATCACGCGGTCGGCGAGGAGGGGGTGCCGGCGAAAGAGATCGCGGAAGCCATTGGGCGAGGTTTGCAGATTCCGGTTGTCTCTGTCGCCCCGGAGCAGGCGGTGGAGCACTTTGGGTTTCTCGGCAACTTCGCGGGTCTCGACATGCCGGCGACTAGCGACCTGACCCAGCAGCGCCTGGGCTGGCAGCCGGAGGGGCCGGGGTTGATTGCCGACCTGGACGAGATGTTCCGAACGGCGTGA